Sequence from the Gracilinanus agilis isolate LMUSP501 chromosome 6, AgileGrace, whole genome shotgun sequence genome:
GCGTATAAAATACATACAACAGATAACTAATACAGTAAAGAAGGCAAAGTCATCTACTATCAGTGCAGGGGGTGGGACTGGGAGTAAGAACTTGAAGAGAGAGAAGATTTACAAGAATTGTTGAGGGGAATGTGACCAAATCTGCCAAAGCAACAAGGGAGCCAGTGTGTAAGAGCCTGGGAGGGCTTGGGGGAACTAAAGGTAATGATAAAGCTAAAAGGCTGACCCTTCTTTCCCACTCTTAAGTTGTGTGAAAGTGAGATCCAGAAAAGCCTGTTAGAGAACACTGTGAAAGATAGGTGGCCCAACAGAGCTAACTCAAGGAGATGGAATGtttgaaaatatatgtatttatttagaacAGAGCAAATGGGCCAGCGGAATACACTGGGGCCAGTTGGCTAGAGAGTAAACCAGAGGAATATGGTAGGGCTGTTCTGGATCTGGGATGttcttaaagagaaaagagaaaaaaaacctgaaattacATTCACCAGTCTCCCAGATAACGTTCCCAGTGCTTCTGGcgaagaagagaacagaaaaggcTAGAGTTCTGTCCTCCCCTTTCCACCTGTTTTCAGGCCCCCTAGGGGAACTAGCTTTGGAATTCCATTATTCCACGAAACATGgttaaaaaattctaatttttgcATTTGTACTCTCTTTAACCTACCTCTTGGTCCTGCCAGTTGCCTGATTACAAAAAGAGCTTCAAATCTCTTTCAATTCCATCTATGAGGTTCCATCATTAGTTCTGTACAGTATTGGAGTTCAAAATATTTCTCCATTCATTAGAagtttttgtccttatttatcaAATCTGCTTCTTTTAGGATGGAGACAGTTCAATGATACTAATCATATTTTAGGTCCAAAATTAACCATCGACCTCCAGTGAAATCTTCTGCTGTCTTACTATGGTATGAAAGTGATCTCAAAGTGCAAGCTAGAATGGCTTTAACTACCGACCTTGTGATGGACTTGGCGAGGCTCATCTCCAGGTGGGTTCCACAGTCATTAATATTTGGTCATAGCAACTCTCAAAGATCAGCAACTAAGTTATAATCGACTAAAGAGCTGCAATCTGACAGTGGAGGGAGTAACCACTCTAAAGTATGGACCCTGAAGTGTTGAGGAAAATATGGAAAAGCTGAATTGTATGCCAAGGACAATCCAGCATGAGGAGAAGGTTTAGTTATTGCCATATTAAGATCATTTGGAAGAACTGGGAATGGTGGGCTGGAGAAGACAACTTAGGGGACAGAGTAGGGAGTGTGATGGCTTCTCCAATCTGAAGGGTTATTATTTGGAAGACTCATTAGATTTGTTATTGGTTCTTGAAGCAATGGATTAAAACTGCACGGGAGTAGTTATGTGGCTCGGtagattgagagtcgggcctacagatggagaggtcctgggttcaaatctgatctcggacttcctaactgtgaccctggacaagtcatttaattcatatTGTGGGTCATAACAttccctagcctttactgctcttctctcttggaaccaatacacaatattggttctaagatggaaggtaagggtttaaaaaaaactgtgcaGAAGCTATTGAATatgtattataaaaacaaaaacaaacctgcTTTCTTATCATCATCTGGTGGAATGTGCTGGTTCAGGAGATGGTAAACTCCTAGCAGTGAACATCTTCTAAAAGTATAGATAATGACATTTTGGAGATTCCTATAGGAGTTGTTCTTGCTCAAGTAACTTTTACCTAGAACTAGGGGCCTCTGAGTGTTCTGAAACACTGGGAGCTTTTCTCCATGGGCTTAACCCTTCCTAGATATGGTCAAGCTCAGGAAGCTTCTGTTGTCTAGGGAAGGTTCCCTGAGCTTTATATACCTGTCTTCAAGGTCTTCTGTTTGTGTAGGGATGGGGTGAGGGTGAACAGTAGAAAGGCCTGTACCAGTATCCTTATCCCAGTAGAGAATGGTTTAACTGCAAGGGTAGAAAGGTGTTTCTGGGTTTGGAAGGGCTAAGGAAGACCTGATAGCTAGTAAACATTGGTGGTCAGGTTGAGGACTGATTCACAATATTCAAATTCACATTTGAAAATATgcagattattttaaaaagctaaaaaatgtTCCATGTGAAATGGCAGAGTTCATTTTCCTATTAGCAGAGAGAAGTATCTTTACCTTCTCCCAGAGGAGCTTCTTTGGGGAAGATGCCCCTGTCTGgccttacttcttttttcttcttgtcaGGGAGAATAGTTTTGGGGCTGTAGAAGACAGAATAAGGATGGCAACTGGGGAAAGAAAATTCCATACCCCAAACAAATAGCAAAGAAGAAAGCATGTCACTCGACCTAGATAAACTACATgccagagaaataaaagaattggcAGAAAGGACCATTGAGACACCTTCAGAGATCTCTGGAAGACTGTAGAAAAgggatagggcagctaggtgatgcagtgatagagtgccagccctggacctgagttcaaatctagcctcagacataagctgtgtgactccgggcaaatcacttagccccattttcctcagtttcctcatttgtaaaatgatctggagaaggaaatggcaaagcagtccagtatctctgccaaaaaaaacccaaatggggtcatgaagagttagaaacaactgaacaacaactataagagaaagggagaggtaaTACAGCATGAGAAATGGCAGATacccatgctttaaaaaaaaaaacacagtgaatagagctgcAATCTGTAGGCCAGTGATACTGACCTCCTGGAAAAGTTCTAGAACATAATGCTAAAGGGATGGCaatgaatatctagaaaaggaagcagtgctCACACAGAGTGGTCTATATAGAACAGATTATGTCAAAtcaaccttatttccttttttgaaagtGTAAATTGGTAGGCCAGTGGAATGATAATTCATCTAGATTTTAGCAATGACAAAATCTCTTGTTATTCCTATAAAGTATAAATTGCATGCTCATCAAATCTGCAAATGACAGAAATCTAGAAGAAAGAGCTAACATGTTGGGTGAATGAGCTCGAATCCAAAACAGATAGGCTAGAtcattgggctgaatctaataaggtGAGATTTAATAAGGATACATATAAAGCCTTATGGGTTAGAAAAATCAGTCTTACAAATATAAGATCAGTGGTACGGCTAGAagaaattcatctgaaaaataccCGTGGGGTTTGGTGGACTGCCATTCAGTATGCGTCAAAAGAGTGGTTTGATCCAAAAAGTTAATGTTATTAGACTATATAGATGCTGAACCTGGAGAAGCCACAGGGGAGGCAGACCAGGCCAAGCCAGGGGAACAGATGGCTTCAGGAATTTGAAGGGTTGTCACCTGGAACAAAGAGAAGACTATATAATGTTGAGATCCTGAGAACGGATTTGGAAACAGTAGTTGGAGAAACAGGAAATTTTAgacttgatatcaggaaaaacaaTTAGAGCTTTCTCAAAGTGAAACTGGCCACTTCAGGAGGTAGCATGAATATCACCTTCACTGGAGGAATTCAAGCAAAGCCtgaataatcatttattaggGATGCTGCAGAAGGAATTCTTCCTTAGCTATAGgatagactagatggcctctcaaGTTCCTTCCAAATCTATTATTTTGTGTATGTTCCCAGAAATTCCTTTGCTCAGTGAGGACCATAATAAGAAAGCTGTTCATTCTACATTTAATCTATGATTGCTACAAATGAAACCAATCTTTCCTTCCAAAGAAAACTGCCAATCTTTCTCACTATACCATAACTCACATAATAGGGCAACTCAGGACTTATCTCTTCATGAAGGTTGTCTCCCAACTTCTACCTAAAGGAAAACTATCGGTAGCTGCTCCTAGAGAGAAAGTATGACCTACGTTTCCAGGCTGACTTCCTACCCCTTGTAGAGGCAGCCACATTTGGAATTATGAATAGGTAATGATTACTGAATGCACTGATTATTCACAGGAGCTGGAAGAGAAGGGGTAGCTATGACACCTCTTGTCTTCATATGCATGTCTGCATTACTCTGCATGTCAACAAAAGCATGGCTTGGGGGCAGGTGGTATCAGCTACATTGGGCCACCCCCACAGAGGAGGAAATGCTATACCACCAGAGGGGAGCTACACAGGTCACTGGCCAAAGATGAAGGATGGGAACCAGTCCAGTGGGTTAACTTTTGGACTTCAACTTCTAACCTCCCAGCCTTGATTCACTCAAAACCCTGAAGGTTCCGTTTCCTTAATGTGCCCGCCTCATCGACCTCACCCAATCTATTTCCAGATTGGAATACCACCTCTTTGGAATATTGGTGTGTTTCCTCTGGCTCTCTGCTGCCATCCAAAGGGAACACCATGTTCTCTGCTATGATGGCAGGGTCATCCTCTTCATGGTGGCAACACGTGCACTCTGATTCTTGGCTTGGGGGCAGGATTCTGTCCTGGTCTTCAAAACTGATGATCTTGTCTTTCTGGGCTGGGAAGTCCTGGCCTGCTTCATCCAGGTCAACTGGTAGATTCTCACAGCACAAATGATCTTCTTCTTCCTCTAGCACCCCCATTCTTTCTGCTATTTCTTCAGCAGAGGCTTGGTTCAAGTCAGGGTAATCCACCAGGATTGTATCTGGCCTTCGCTTCACGCAGTCAGAAAGGTCATAAACTGGGTAGGTCTCTTCTGGGTAGCCTACACAGAAAGGCAGGGAAAAAAGGCTTGAAATGTCCtttgaagaaataaaacacagggttaagaaaaattcagagaaggtAGCCATCCTGAAAAATCCTTTCAAGAGGCTTAGAGATGGTTCTAATAGTTCTAAAGTTTCACTTCAGCAAATGCTCAGCAATTTGGATGACTGTCCAAATGCTCTCAGAAACCTAAACCTCTTCAGACAAAAATACCTTCCTGAGCATGGAGCACTAGAAGatgagtttattttttgttattttttaaacctttaccttctgtcagaatcaataccaggttttggttgcaaggcagaagagtggtatggcctagcccagtgatgggcaaactttttaaagaggggccaaaggaaaggaaatgctcatctgtcagtctgtttctaaggcaactctttcgaagtgtcattgtattgtgtcctactcattgtatttgtcagattaggaataatatcgctgccagatggaacatttcagggagccacattggcccacgggccatagtttgcccatcactggctaggcatttgtagttaagtgacttactcagggtcacatatcaaggaagtgtctaagaccagatttgaacccaggacctcccatctccaggcctggctttctatccactgagccacccagctgtctcccctttccctctgatGATAAATCTTAAAAGCTAGAACTAAATCAAAATATGtatgctggttccaaggcagaaaagcagaaagagttaggcaatgggagttaaatgacttgcccagggttacagaggtcacatttgaagccaggatctcccaGGCTCTAAGTCTAGCCACCAAGCCGCCACCAAGAAGATGGCTTTATAAATGACACTGCACTCAGGACAATATGCTTTTGCATCTCTCAACCCCATACTCccggggggggaggggggggagagagagagagaaagagagggagaggaagaaagggaagagagagtgtgagagtgtgtgagagtgagagagagtgagagcacTTTCTCTTGCAgaactaaagaagaaaattaaacaaacagCTAAAACCTTCCACTTAAAGAATTACACCAAACACCAGCTGAAGAAGGTACAGCTTCAGGCTAATGTTTACACTTTATATTTGGAACCATCTTAAGAGCTTCCTGCCGGGAGGAAGAAACAACACTTTGTGAATCCTTCTACTTAGCAACACAATTGAAATAGTTTgtgagtgtcaggtctggagcaAGATGTGCACAAGATCCTGGATGACAAGCACTTGTGCTTTCCAAAGACAGAATTCCCATTGTCGATTTCTTCGCCTTCACAAAATACAACAAAAGACCAGAACAAACCggtaaataaaataaggaatgCAGGAGGTGCAGTGctgaatcccagctctgataatgagaaaaaacaaaaatgttgcCAAATTAAGGAAAGTAATGAAATAAATCTATGTCAGCCAAGCCCCAGCCCGAGAGGCAGATGGGCCGGGCGTATGTGCCAGGGTTGGCAACAGGATTCGTGCTTACCGCACAATGTGGAGAGCTGGAGAATTCAAAATCCATTTGCACATTATTATAATTGGTAAACTCAACcttaatgtaaaacatttttcagcCTGCACATCCTGAATAGGATGCCTCTTTTTGGACTCCACTCAGGGCCTGCAgaggcattttctttttctgataggtAACAGAAGCAGGAGGGGGCTCTTTACCTTCCCAGTCCTCCATGTAAGGGGCTTCCTCAGCTTCTTTCTCAGGAGATGGACTGTCGAGGAGTTTTCCTTCCTTCATGACCCTGGTGATTTCTCGGAGTTGCTGCAATAACCGTTTTTCCTGTTCCGAAGTCACATTCTGTGCCCTGCTCAGaggggtcagacacaactgagttACCTGCAAAATCCCCACGAGCAATGATTTCCCCACAGCCCATGATGGTGATCTGCCCCCAACTTAGAACAAGAGAGCTCAAAGACTCGAGATTTGGTCACTGGCCACAGTGATCATCTCCATTGGCCAAAGCTGCCTTTTTCTATACAAGTGTCTTAGGCTATTCCCACAGGGGTTCCTGGACATATGGGTCTGCCAGGCCCCAGAGCTTTAAGTAGGAGCAAGCTAACAAATCCTCTGTTTGCTGCTATTCCTGAACGGTTCCAGAAGCACCCACAGGGCTGAGCCGGCCATggctgactttctctctctctttcagtgaATGGGAGATGATGCTATACACTGGTCCCTGCTGAAAGTCTGGGCAAGGCTACTTTAGGGCCAGCCTCTTGGGATATCGGGTGTCTTGCTaatgaattatttgtttttttgggtttttttaaagcatttaagcTACTGAGTAGTCTCCCAACCCAGGGCATCCCAAGCCAAGGAAACAGTGACAGATTTTAAAAGTGTTGCTCTCTGATATGGCCAGGGGAGGGagacctttcattttataatcagATCTGGACCAGCACATGCTCTTATTCATCGCTGGAGCTGGAAGGCACCTGTGGGATGATCAAACCCAGCTCCTCTCATTTTGTCTTTGATGAAACTGATGCCCACTGGGGTAGGtttcttgcctaaggtcactcatgtaataagtgacagagtcaggattcagCCTAGAATCCAGACCTGATGGCCAGTGCTCTTCTTGCCACGTATAGGCCACCATCTCTGTAATATGTTATAATCAGAGAA
This genomic interval carries:
- the RIC3 gene encoding protein RIC-3 isoform X1, producing MAFSTFQKVAVVSGIVLCVSLLLPKAFLSRGRRPEPPPAPSGKMGRFPPMMHHQMPSDGPASGTHFPRSHLAEAMAKTKGSGGSVGGGGGRGLMGQIIPIYGFGILLYILYILFKLSSKGKTTVEDRKSTTAIHGNPNRKITNYELAQLQEKLRETEEVMEKLINRVGPNYERAQNVTSEQEKRLLQQLREITRVMKEGKLLDSPSPEKEAEEAPYMEDWEGYPEETYPVYDLSDCVKRRPDTILVDYPDLNQASAEEIAERMGVLEEEEDHLCCENLPVDLDEAGQDFPAQKDKIISFEDQDRILPPSQESECTCCHHEEDDPAIIAENMVFPLDGSREPEETHQYSKEVTTLQIPEAICSPGLAWSASPVASPGSASI
- the RIC3 gene encoding protein RIC-3 isoform X2 encodes the protein MAFSTFQKVAVVSGIVLCVSLLLPKAFLSRGRRPEPPPAPSGKMGRFPPMMHHQMPSDGPASGTHFPRSHLAEAMAKTKGSGGSVGGGGGRGLMGQIIPIYGFGILLYILYILFKLSSKGKTTVEDRKSTTAIHGNPNRKITNYELAQLQEKLRETEEVMEKLINRVGPNYESRAQNVTSEQEKRLLQQLREITRVMKEGKLLDSPSPEKEAEEAPYMEDWEGYPEETYPVYDLSDCVKRRPDTILVDYPDLNQASAEEIAERMGVLEEEEDHLCCENLPVDLDEAGQDFPAQKDKIISFEDQDRILPPSQESECTCCHHEEDDPAIIAENMVFPLDGSREPEETHQYSKEVTTLQIPEAICSPGLAWSASPVASPGSASI